The following proteins are encoded in a genomic region of Doryrhamphus excisus isolate RoL2022-K1 chromosome 6, RoL_Dexc_1.0, whole genome shotgun sequence:
- the si:ch211-284k5.2 gene encoding uncharacterized protein CFAP97D2 isoform X2: MYPSNKQPLPPIKKCHQHDAWDHQRNYQLHRTRVSSAIPVVNTKGMSTPAHMQRNLKKLQLQDERRATIERDNRLLASSLARIEDSRGLVDHKNQYQPRSLNADKRRAELLLVSQQNLNIYQRIIARQSEYRQQLWMDDWAKVQQRRNNISRYPQGPNSQRS; encoded by the exons ATGTACCCCAGCAACAAGCAGCCTCTACCTCCTATCAAAAAATGCCACCAGCATGATGCCTGGGACCACCAGCGCAATTACCAGCTGCACCGCACTAGG GTCAGTTCCGCCATCCCTGTGGTCAACACTAAGGGAATGAGCACACCCGCTCATATGCAACGCAACCTGAAAAAATTGCAG CTGCAGGATGAGCGTCGGGCCACCATCGAGCGAGACAACCGCCTACTGGCTTCCAGCTTGGCCCGCATAGAAGACTCTAGGGGTCTGGTGGACCATAAAAACCAGTACCAGCCCAGAAG TCTGAATGCTGACAAGCGGCGGGCGGAGCTTCTGTTGGTCAGTCAGCAGAATCTGAACATCTACCAGCGAATCATAGCGCGTCAGTCCGAGTACCGCCAGCAGCTCTGGATGGATGACTGGGCGAAGGTGCAGCAAAGGCGGAACAATATATCCCGTTACCCTCAGGGCCCTAACAG TCAAAGAAGTTGA
- the si:ch211-284k5.2 gene encoding uncharacterized protein CFAP97D2 isoform X1, whose amino-acid sequence MYPSNKQPLPPIKKCHQHDAWDHQRNYQLHRTRVSSAIPVVNTKGMSTPAHMQRNLKKLQLQDERRATIERDNRLLASSLARIEDSRGLVDHKNQYQPRSLNADKRRAELLLVSQQNLNIYQRIIARQSEYRQQLWMDDWAKVQQRRNNISRYPQGPNRSQRS is encoded by the exons ATGTACCCCAGCAACAAGCAGCCTCTACCTCCTATCAAAAAATGCCACCAGCATGATGCCTGGGACCACCAGCGCAATTACCAGCTGCACCGCACTAGG GTCAGTTCCGCCATCCCTGTGGTCAACACTAAGGGAATGAGCACACCCGCTCATATGCAACGCAACCTGAAAAAATTGCAG CTGCAGGATGAGCGTCGGGCCACCATCGAGCGAGACAACCGCCTACTGGCTTCCAGCTTGGCCCGCATAGAAGACTCTAGGGGTCTGGTGGACCATAAAAACCAGTACCAGCCCAGAAG TCTGAATGCTGACAAGCGGCGGGCGGAGCTTCTGTTGGTCAGTCAGCAGAATCTGAACATCTACCAGCGAATCATAGCGCGTCAGTCCGAGTACCGCCAGCAGCTCTGGATGGATGACTGGGCGAAGGTGCAGCAAAGGCGGAACAATATATCCCGTTACCCTCAGGGCCCTAACAG AAGTCAAAGAAGTTGA